In Cystobacter fuscus DSM 2262, the DNA window CCATGGTGCCTTACCCCGCCTTCGCCAGCTTGGTGGTGAGGGTCTCCTCGCCCTTCTGCCAGTTGCAGGGGCACAGCTCGTCCGTCTGGAACGCGTCCAGGGTGCGGATGACCTCGCTCACGTTACGGCCCACCGACAGGTCGTTCACCGACACGTGCCGGATGATGCCCTCGGGGTCCGCGATGAAGGTGGCGCGCAGGGCCACGCCCTCGTCCTTGTGCAGCACGCCCAGCGCCGCGCTCAGCTCGCGCTTGATGTCCGCCAGCATCGGGAAGGGCAGACCCTTGAGGTCCGGGTGGTGCGTGCGCCACGCGTGGTGCACGTACTCGCTGTCCGTGCTCACGCCGAGGATCTGCGCGTTGCGATCCTGGAAGTCCTTGTCGCGCTTGCCGAACTCCGCGATCTCCGTGGGGCAGATGAAGGTGAAGTCCTTGGGCCAGAAGAACAGCACCGTCCACTTACCCTTGTAGGTGTCCTGGTTGATGTCCTTGAACTCCTTGCCCTTCTCCAGGCT includes these proteins:
- a CDS encoding peroxiredoxin; protein product: MLTVGDKIPAFNLKGVVSLEKGKEFKDINQDTYKGKWTVLFFWPKDFTFICPTEIAEFGKRDKDFQDRNAQILGVSTDSEYVHHAWRTHHPDLKGLPFPMLADIKRELSAALGVLHKDEGVALRATFIADPEGIIRHVSVNDLSVGRNVSEVIRTLDAFQTDELCPCNWQKGEETLTTKLAKAG